The DNA region AGGGTAAGCATGATGGACTCGATGCATTGCAGCGTATGGTGGATGCCCAGAGTGGCCTCTCAGCAGCGCGGTCTGCGCCGCGGGAGAAGCCAGTGCTGGTAGCTTGGGAATACGTCGCCTCGGCCATTTCTGTTGCTTCTCCTGCAACTTATCTTCTTGTTTCTGCTGCTGCTCCTTTTGTGGCTTGTTTTGTTCcttctgctgctgctcctgTTGCGGCTTCTTTTGTTTCTTCTCCAGCTTCTCTCCTGGCTTACTCTGTTGCCTTTCCTGCTGGTTTTCTTGTCCCTTGTGATGATCCTGCACCTGCTCTTTCTTGCGCTTCTTGCTGCTCTCCGTTTTCTGCTGCTGTGGATTTGAAGTTAATGCAGTAGAGGCATCTGCTAAACTCCGCTTCTTTTTTCCAAATTCACCAAGCAAAACGTGGATTTCCGCCATGATACCGGTGCGTAGGCCAGAATCAGTGATACGTTGCTTAGCTAGATCATGCGCCATTCTTAGATTATCAAGCTCCTTTATTATAACCTTTCTCTGCATACAGGTAGATGCAAAACCATTAAACTAATAATATAGCGGACACAAAGCATATTGAGATGAATACATATTTGTCTTAGAAGAATATAATATGTTTCAGAATTCTCAAATTTCAATGGGCCACTCCAGTAGCTCAATCATAATAACACACCAAATTTCCTTGATTTCTCTTATGCAATTGTGTGGTTCAACCACTCTATCACGTAATTAGAAAACATTCTGCCACTAAAGTCGATTTCTAAGAAGTAGCACATACCAGGGATTGGCGTGTCATACTCTTTTGAGATATTTCCATAACAGTCTGTTTTGCCTTTTCAACATATCCCTTCAGAAGACAGAGTGGAGGATATTTGTCCACCAAATTAAAAAAAGGTGCCAAATATAAAGCATTCATCTGTTGCCCATTTCCAATCAAATAGTCCATTAACTCTGCACAAAATATGAAGGCAGAAAAACATTAATAACCAGACCCTGTGCCACAGATGAGTTTGTCATACAAATGTCATCAATTATGTCAAAGTAATAAGGAAAATGTCCAAAAGACAAAGGCAGCTAGTTTAACGTAGTCTAGCAGCACCATGAAACAGCAACACATTCAAATATTGGTAAAGAACATGCATTCTGATGATTCAGCAGGTAAATATGCACATTGGCAGTGAATCAATTTATCAATTAACAAAGTGCATAATGATATAGTTACTAAGGAGGCTATAGATTGCATGCAAAATAAATCAAACATATCCATCAATATCATATTTAGACTCGGGGGCAAAGCTAGAATGAAATTGATGGTTATGCACACATTTATAATCCTGAAGCAACATTGCCAATTATAGTTGTTTTAGCCTTTTAGGTAGTCAGAATAAGGTACTTACAACTATTTTTTAGCGTGTTGCCAGTGCATCAACTTGGTTCAACATGGCTTTTGCCACTGCTTGGACTTATATCATGTGATGTTTAGTCAATGTCATTTTGGTCCCAAAACTTGGAAACATTTTTCCACCTAGTTTTGATCAAGAGGCCGCACTGTGGCAGGTTAACACAATTGGCTGGCAGCTAGGCATCAATGAATAGGCACAGAACTGAAGAACCATATCGTGGACGAAAATGGGCTAGAGATTTGATGATTGACTCTCATGCCAAAGATTAGTGACTTCATTATGTAACAAAACAAGGGGTTGCACCAACTGGTCCTCTTAGTGCATCTTAAGCTACCGATTTGCATTGATTGCTACTGAGCACTTGAAGGAAGTCACAGGTTTACAAATTTTCACAAATCATGTGGTAAGTACCATCAAAAGAAGGGTCAGAATAGCTCCACTTTTCTTATAAATACAATACTTTGTCTGTGTTTCAGGTTATTTTTCTGTAGACTTTTGATGTAGTTTTGCCGCACTCATCTGTGAGCTGCATCATACTAGGCTGGAAGCACAAAAGCTAACATGATCAAAGTCAAACAATAAAACATCTTTGAAAATTAAAAATGAGCAGAAATTTGCTTAACATTTCAACTAATTTATTATGAAGATCAACTTAATTGCACAAGAGTATTTCTTAAGCTTTTGCAGGAGTGCAATATTTATGTAGTTAGGAAGATATGGTGCTGTAATGTGACTTAAGCAAACTGTAGCAGCACTGTCTCCTCAGCTAATATATAACTACTGTTGGTGAGTGCATTCTGCATTGGAATCAAAATCTCTGACTGTACCAGAAAGGGGGGGCCGCAGCAAATGCATCTTACATGGAAGAACTCACTCCTAAAGTACTGATTCTCTTATTAAAGGCCAAAGGAATAATATGAATAATACATGTTCTCTGATGAGAACCGATAACATCATGATATCACGTTTGAGCAGAAGTGCATAACATATTATTAGTAAAAATGACGAAAGATCCAACCGTACCTGGGATCCTATCGGCGAGTCCAAGACCCTTAAGAAGCACGAAATGGTTCTTCCTCTGCTGTTTGTGTGGGATGGTACCAAAGATACGGAAGATCTCCTTTGTGTCAAACTCTGATACAATGTTATATGAGACGAGGAAGTTGAGGAGGCCCCATGAGGACAGGCTGCCCAGGGCAGTCCAACTCCCCGGATTGTCAATCATCTCCTTCCAATCCTTAGCCAGCTGCTTCGCGTGCTCAATGGATTCTGTAGAAAGCTTGGTAACAACTTCAGGTACTGTTCGAATCAGCCCAACACAGTTGTTCCAGACCTTGTTGGTCTTAGACGTCTTGTCGTGTAGGAATAACTCAACTATGCGGAGAGACAGTGCTGCACCATCCGGGGCATGACTCATTGCAGCACGGAACTTTGAGCTAAGCCCGACATTGGTATGTATGAGCATGACCAACCTCTGTGCATCCATGCTTGTGACTGCTGCAGCAAGATCACTAAATTCAATTGGACCTGGACGAGCTCCACTACCCTGGTCCTGAGACACCTTCTTGGCCTTCTCCTCCTTTGTAGTATTTTTGGCATCTTGCTCCTCCTTGTGAGCCTCCTGCTCGTCTTCTTCTTCCACCTGCTTCTCATTGCAAGCCTCTTGCTCCTTGCCCTGCACTGCAGATGCCTTGTTGGTCGCTGCCTCATCCATGTCACCATCCTCCTCCTTGTCCAGAGAGGCTTTCTTAGCATCTTCCATActctgctcctcctccttgttCTGAGAGGCTTTCTTGGCGTTTTTGGTACTCTGCTCCTCCTTCATGTTGGCATCCTCCCCGTCCCGAGAGGCCTTCTTGCCATCTTCGGTACTCTGCTCCTCCTCATTGGCCACCTGCATCTCCTCCCTTGCATCCTTGTCATCCTTTATCTCATTGCCAATCTTGTCATTAGCTGCCTCTACAACTTCATCTTCCTCCATCACCTCATCTCTGCCCTCCTTCTCGTCCTTCCCATCCTTGCCAATCATATCATCTGCCTCGCCGCTGTCACCTTCCTGCATCTCTTCATTGGCCATCTCCTCCTCTTCTTGTTCCACCACCCTCTCCTCCGCTTCCAGcacctcttcctcttcttccacgACCTCCTCCACTTCCACCACCTCTTCATCTTCTTCCACAACCTCCTCCTCCACTTCCAGCACCTCTTCCCCCTCCAGGCTTTCTCCCGTCCCGTCGCCGTTAGTTCCCCCCGGCGCGGCAGCAGCGAGTGCAGGGCGGGCGGCCTCGAGCGCCCGCACCTGGCGAAACCGCAGCGAGATTGACCAGTGGAGCGAGGAGAGGTGGGCGTCGATGTCCTCCCAGGCGAAGGGGAGCGGCGAGGGGGAGCAGGCCGCGAGGCGGTCGAAGGCCTCCCGCAGGGCGTCCCTCTTGCCGGGgagcgcggcgacggcggcctccagctccgccaccGTCAtcatcgccggcggcggcggcatagATGGAGGAGGGTTTTGGGGTTTTGGAGCGGCGGGGCATTGCGCGGTGGCGGTGTCCATCGCGTCTGCGACGGCGACTAGAGAACTGGAAACGATGGGCCTTCTCGAGAACAGTCCTCCTTTTGTCCCACGAGGCCTTATCGCTTCACCTTTTTTTTTTTATTCTCCTTACTTTTGTCCCACGAGGCCAAGACACGAGTCACTGGAGTATTTTACTGAACTATTTACAAAACGCATCAGTCACAAGGATTTTGTTCACCGAAGATTCCTTTAGAATTTGCAGAGACATAAAAGAAACACCAGGTACACCAGGTAGTGACTATTTTGTTTCTTAAGGTAACAGATACTCAGGAGCACAGTTAGACAGCATAAATTCACGAACTTAGCCCTCTTGACTAAGAAAGAAATGTAATTATAGACATTATCAACTAGTTTACGAAGAGTTGTAGACAACACCGAGAGATTGATGGAGATAGTTGGCTTCACTACCCTTTTGGCTCACGTTCAGTATCTCTGTGACTCAACGATTCTGCATTGTCAACTTAAGTAATTCTATAATATATTGTTAAATCATAATGTTATTATCGTAATATATAACGTTTATTTTGATGTTCCCAAGATCTGTGTCCAAGCTTGGATCAATTACCCACTCAGAGTTGAATTCCACTGATTGCAATTAAACGGTTCAGATATGAGCTCCTCTTCAGCGAAATATAGAAAAATCAACGAGGCCTTGTTCGGTTACACATGGATTTATTCCCGAGCCGGGAGTGATGGATACGATAAGGGACTCATGATAGGTACAATAACAGACTAGAATTTATTCCAAACCGGAAACTAATCGTAATAAAATAGACTCATAATAGATACAACAAGAGATCGGAATTGATTCCATACCTTTTGACTTATGGATTGATTCCCGATCTCTTGTCGTACCTATCATCAGTCTATTGTATTGCAATTAGTTTTCGGTCCGGAATAAATCCTGATCTTTTATTGTATCTATCATTCCTGGTCCGAAATAAATCTATAGGTAACCGAACAAGATCTAAGAACGAATTACCCCATAAGGTTAAATATGTGCTGCTTCTTCCGTATAGCAGCAACCATCAACTTTGTTTTGTACCCATTTCTGTGGATATAGGCATAGATTTTATTCGCCTGCTATCCTATACTACAACCCACTAATATATGGAGTCAAACTAGTAAGTGTAATGGATAATTATTACTCCCTTTGTTCCAAATTATATGTCGTTTTGGTATTTTTATATGCATATTTTtttctatgcatctagatatacattatgtctagatacatagcaaaaattatgcaCCTAGAAATACcaaaacgatctataatttGCAACGGAGGTAGTATCCACCAGACAGACTCAACATGACTACCTCTCCATATGCTCATGTAAAAGCATGATTGCCACTTTAGTGACAGGGACCATGATTCTCTCATAAACATTAGTGTACAGAATGATTATCCCCTGAAGCTGTTTTTTGTGCTACGTGCTTTAACAGTACATAGTTGCAGGTCATGTATCACTTATTCACTTTGCAGATAATTGGTTCTATAAAAGTGTTATGCCAAGAGTTTATGGAAGCATTAGATGTCAAGGAGGGATCTTAGCCCAGGATACAATACAAAGACATATACTAGCAGTGTAATATAAGAACTTTTGTTTTTCTATTAGATTCTGTTGTGGAAAATGCAGTATGTAAATTCATTGTAAATTAATTAGGAATTGCAGAGTTGTATATTTAGGAGATCTAAAGTGACCTTTCGTTACATTAACTTTGCAAGAATCAGGGATGGTACAAAGTGACTAATGAATTAATTCAGACTCGAGCATTCCTTTAGCTAAGCAGTTTGGAGTTAAGTAAACCATCCAGAATTGTCTCAGGTCATTTTTGCCCAGTTAGTTTTCACTGGAGAAACTGCAAAACAGCTAGGAAAATCGCATCACATTTGTTACAATTCTTGCGGAGATGTACATGGTTACCGTGTAAACAGAAGTTCCTTCAAGTATTCAAACTGAAACAAAAATTCATGCAAGTTTTCATAAATTGTATCTGACATAATTCATCTGTTTAGTTTGGAAATAAATCGAGCAGGGGAGTTATAAGGTTACCTAGCCAATTGATTGTTCCAGCAGCATGCAGCAGGCGACCTTCCTCGGCAGGGACCTGCGAATGAAGTCAAGTAAATCACCGACATTGCGTCGTGTTCGGATCAACGGCTGATGATCTGGATCAGAGGAATTGGCGGGAACACTATAACAAGAGTTGTGCTATCTCGCAAGAATATTGAAGATCACCAACAAGACTGTGACCCACATCATATGTACGTCACCAAAAGCTGCTGGAATAAACACAACTCCTACCAAGCTATTTCTCTTAACTGAACTCCTACGCCTAATCTGTGTTTCACTAAGCAGCTAAGGAACCAGTGCAGCTGCTGCTACCAGGGATAAAACTCTGGATGAGGGTAGAAGGGATTAAAGGGT from Panicum hallii strain FIL2 chromosome 9, PHallii_v3.1, whole genome shotgun sequence includes:
- the LOC112874201 gene encoding uncharacterized protein LOC112874201, which produces MDTATAQCPAAPKPQNPPPSMPPPPAMMTVAELEAAVAALPGKRDALREAFDRLAACSPSPLPFAWEDIDAHLSSLHWSISLRFRQVRALEAARPALAAAAPGGTNGDGTGESLEGEEVLEVEEEVVEEDEEVVEVEEVVEEEEEVLEAEERVVEQEEEEMANEEMQEGDSGEADDMIGKDGKDEKEGRDEVMEEDEVVEAANDKIGNEIKDDKDAREEMQVANEEEQSTEDGKKASRDGEDANMKEEQSTKNAKKASQNKEEEQSMEDAKKASLDKEEDGDMDEAATNKASAVQGKEQEACNEKQVEEEDEQEAHKEEQDAKNTTKEEKAKKVSQDQGSGARPGPIEFSDLAAAVTSMDAQRLVMLIHTNVGLSSKFRAAMSHAPDGAALSLRIVELFLHDKTSKTNKVWNNCVGLIRTVPEVVTKLSTESIEHAKQLAKDWKEMIDNPGSWTALGSLSSWGLLNFLVSYNIVSEFDTKEIFRIFGTIPHKQQRKNHFVLLKGLGLADRIPELMDYLIGNGQQMNALYLAPFFNLVDKYPPLCLLKGYVEKAKQTVMEISQKSMTRQSLRKVIIKELDNLRMAHDLAKQRITDSGLRTGIMAEIHVLLGEFGKKKRSLADASTALTSNPQQQKTESSKKRKKEQVQDHHKGQENQQERQQSKPGEKLEKKQKKPQQEQQQKEQNKPQKEQQQKQEDKLQEKQQKWPRRRIPKLPALASPAAQTALLRGHSGHPPYAAMHRVHHAYPAQPGWPGVHCAPPFAPQIGAPEYIGPFDPIYHRPEFHPW